A stretch of the Uranotaenia lowii strain MFRU-FL chromosome 3, ASM2978415v1, whole genome shotgun sequence genome encodes the following:
- the LOC129753103 gene encoding uncharacterized protein LOC129753103, whose product MDFSRRRRRKQQKKKSTEVTCKKASRRWCRIPCKCDSTGRTFPAEIRLKSFRRHSHQVEGDVIYLSRWLFPRAWKPNSIQIGTKQAVTETHQKEKYPRYRGFCFLPLLPRNCAPLHRSTCRRSPCSHLLPSLGQANRPWKKKSPAKRFARAELGEACQSSSRPPTPRKSVASDILRTCSVGRGLSVVIQAAHTKEKHRKRHPRNVQCRARPVSRHPGRPHQGKTSQVISP is encoded by the exons AAGaaggaaacagcaaaaaaaaaaaagtactgaaGTCACGTGTAAAAAGGCAAGTCGACGGTGGTGCCGGATCCCGTGCAAGTGCGATTCTACCGGAAGGACATTTCCGGCAGAAATTCGCTTGAAATCCTTTAGAAGGCATTCGCACCAGGTAGAAGGAGACGTCATCTATCTCAGCCGTTG GTTGTTCCCTCGGGCTTGGAAACCGAACAGCATTCAGATCGGGACGAAGCAAGCCGTGACAGAAACACATCAGAAAGAAAAATATCCCCGATACAGG ggtttttgtttcttGCCTCTTCTTCCCAGGAACTGCGCACCACTGCACCGATCCACGTGCAGAAGATCACCGTGCTCACATTTGTTGCCTTCCCTCGGTCAGGCAAATCGACCGTGGAAGAAAAAATCGCCAGCGAAGCGGTTTGCACGTGCAGAGTTGGGCGAGGCCTGTCAGTCGTCATCCAGGCCGCCCACACCAAGGAAAAGCGTCGCAAGCGATATCCTCAGAACGTGTAGTGTAGGGCGAGGCCTGTCAGTCGTCATCCAGGCCGCTCACACCAAGGAAAAGCATCGCAAGCGACATCCCCGGAACGTGCAGTGTAGGGCGAGGCCTGTCAGTCGTCATCCAGGCCGCCCACACCAAGGAAAAACATCGCAAGTGATATCACCGTAA